The sequence GACCGCAGAGTTCCTCTGCGCGTGAAATAAAAAGCCGATCAGCTTGAACATTATAGCCGTCAGCTTCCATCACCACCATGAAATCACCCGGACGTTCCAAATTGAACAGCACCTTGGCTTCTCCCCGGCGATCGCGAAACAGGGTGTGCAGGGCATCTACCGTTTCTGGCAGCGCATTATCGAGGGGCAAGCGAATGCGCAGCGATCGCGGAAGCTTTGGCTTAACTTCGTCGAGCGATGATATCTGCGAAATTGCCAGCTTGGGATTTGCCCCTTCTTCCACGCGGACCGTCCCGTGGACGAATACCGGCACTTCCATCTTCAGCTTTTCAGCCAGCCGCTTGTAGGCTTCAGGAAAAACGATTGCCTCGACCGATCCAGCCATGTCTTCGAGAACCGCTTGCGCATACAGATCTCCTTTGCGCGACTTGATCACACGCACGCCCGAGATAATGCCGGCAGTGGGAATTTCGTCTTTGCCGGTTCCCTGCTTCATCGCGCCAATCGCAGCGGTATCCAGGTATCCGCTGAAGTTCATGAGCTTGTCGCGATACTTTTCCATCGGATGTCCGGTGATAAAGAACCCAAGAATCTCCTTTTCGGCCGTAAGACGCTGGTGTTCGTCCCATTCTGGAACATCCGGCAGACGGTCCGTCTGTTGCGGCATATCCGAGGCAAACACGCCGAAGAGTCCATGCTGGCCGAACTCTGCATCGCGCTGCGCTTTCTGGCCTCGTTCGATCGCACGATCCAGTCCAGCCATGAGTTGCGCACGCGTGCCCAGCGAATCCACAGCACCGCTCTTGACTAGTGACTCCAGCACACGTTTGTTCAGGAGCCGCAGGTCGATCTTTTCGCAAAACTCGAAAACCGAGGAAAACTTCTTGACCTCAGCGCGGGCCTGAATGATTGAGTCGATGGCATTGCGGCCGACATTTTTCACTGCGGCAAGTCCAAAGCGGATGGCTTCGCCGTGCGGCGTGAAATTAGCGTCGCTGAAGTTGATATCCGGCGGCTCAACCGGAATCCCCATCTCTCGGCATTCATTGATGTACTTCACCACGTCATCGGTGCTACCCGCCTGTGACGTCAGCAGCGCAGCCATGAACTCGACAGGATAATGGGTCTTTAAATACGCGGTTTGAAACGCAAGCAGAGCGTACGCGGCAGAGTGAGATTTGTTAAAGCCATATCCGGCGAACTGCTCCATCAGGTCGAAGATCTTTACGATCTTCTTCTCGGGGAAGCCGCGCTCGACGGCACCCTTCACAAAGCGGTCGCGCTGCTTGGCCATTTCCTCCGGATTCTTCTTGCCCATGGCACGGCGCAGGAGATCGGCTTCACCGAGTGAATATCCAGCCAACCGGTTGGCGATTTGCATCACCTGTTCCTGATAGACAATGACGCCCAGCGTCTCCTTCAGGATCTCTTCGAGTTCCGGCAGTTCATACTCAACTTTGCGACGACCATGCTTGCGCTCGATGAAGTCGTCGATCATGCCACCCTGAATTGGTCCGGGACGATACAGCGCGTTTAGAGCCGTGAGATCTTCAACGGCCGTGGGCTGGTAACGGCGCAGCACATCGCGCATGCCCTGAGATTCAAACTGGAATACACCGGAGGTGAGTCCAGTGTGAAACACCTTTTGGTAAGTCAACGAGTCGGTGAGCGGCAGCGCCAGCAAGTCGAGCTTAGTGTCGCAGGATTGCTCGATTAGTCGCAGCGCATCCTCAAGGATGGTGAGTGTGGTGAGCCCAAGAAAATCCATCTTGAGCAGACCGATCTTCTCGATTGCCTTCATGTCGAAGGCGGTAACAATTTCGTCGTTCTTTGTCTTATGGAGGGGGACAAGGTCAGTAAGCGGCTGCGGCGATATCACGACACCGGCGGCGTGAACTCCGGAGTTACGAACCAATCCTTCCAGCCTGCAGGCAATGTCGATCAACTCTTTTACCTGAATTTCATTCTCATACGCCTGCTGCAAAGGAGGAGAATCCGCCAGCGCCTGTTCGATGCTGATGTTCAGCGTGTTGGGAACCATTTTGGCGATGCGATCCACATCGCCGTAAGGAATGTCCATCGCCCGGCCAACATCTTTGATCGCGGCCTTCGCGGCCATCGTGCCGAAGGTGATGATCTGCGCCACCTGCTCACGTCCGTACTTACGCGTCACATAGTCGATGACCTCGCCGCGGCGGTTCATGCAGAAATCGATGTCGATATCGGGCATCGAAACGCGTTCCGGATTCAGGAATCGCTCGAAAAGCAGCTCGTTTTGCAGAGGATCGATATCGGTGATCCCCATGGCGAATGAGACAAGCGAACCAGCAGCAGAACCACGCCCCGGCCCAACTGGAATATGGTTTTCTTTTGCATAGCGAATGAAGTCCCAGACGATCAGGAAGTATCCGGAGAACTTCATCTGCTTGATGCAATCGATTTCGCGTGAGAGGCGCTGCTCGTAATCGCTGATCGATTTTCTTAGTTCGCCCTTCGCCTGCAGAGCGCGAATCATCTCCACGCGTTTTGCGAATCCCTGGCGGCAGACATGTTCGAAATAGCTATCGAGGTCTTCGCCTGGAGGAACATCGAACTTCGGAAACGGATTCTTGACCTTGTCAATCTTCGCGTTGCAACGTTCGGCGATCGCCAGGGTGCGCTTGAGCGCGTCTGGAATCTCGCCGAAGATGCGTTGCATTTCATCGGCTGACTTTACGTAGAACTGATCACTGTCGAACTTGAACCGCTTCTCATCGTGGATAGAGGAAGCGGTTTGCACACAGAGCAGAACTTCATGCGCGTAAGAATCCTCGCCGCAAATGTAGTGGCTGTCATTCGTAGCGACTAAGGGAATATCGAGGGCTTTTTCGAGCCGCAGCAGATCTGGACGAATCTGCTTCTCAAGTGGAAGACCTTGGTCCTGAATCTCAAGGAAGAAGTTTCCGCGACCAAAAATGTCGCTGTAAGTCCCTGCTGTTTGTCTGGCAGCCTCATATTTTCCAGCCATCAGGTTCTCGCAGAGCTCTCCTGCAAGACAGCCCGACAACCCGATAAGTCCTTTTGCGTGCTGAGCAAGAAACTTCTTGCTCACCCGCGGCTTGTAATACATGCCATTCAGAGAGGCCTCGGAGGTGATCTTCACCAGGTTGCGATAGCCTTCGTCGGTCTCGGCAAGGACGAGCAGATGGTTGTATTCATCGCCCTCAGGAGCGGCGCGATGGTCTTCCTTCTTGCAAACGTAAAGTTCGCAGCCAATGATCGGCTTTACGCCCGTCTTGGTCGCCGCGTCGTAGAAGGCAACAGCACCAAAAATGTTGCCATGATCGGTCATGGCCACGGATTTCTGGCCAATCTCGGCTACCCGCTTGACCAATTTGTCGACATCGCAGGCCCCGTCCAGCAACGAATAGTCGGTATGAAGATGGAGGTGGGCAAACTCAGACATCGCAGGTAGGTTCGTCATTTCGATTCTAATCGGACATAGATTCGTAACACGCTGAGGATTTCACGGTCCTCGCGTGGAAAACGAGTCCAAGAGAACGCTAAATATTTCGCCAGCTTCTAGGTGTGTAGAACACGCTGCCGGGCGGTACTTGCCTTAGCTGTTTGCAATTAAGTCCGTGTTTCTCCCTCCCCCTCCCACTTCCACTTCTCGGCAAAATCGCACTGTTAAAAGACTTAGCTCACTTTCTCGCCGATTTCTCATGGGCGATAACGCAAGATCTTCCGGTTTAGGCATGGTCGAAACGCAACATCTTGCGGTGCATCTTGTCGCCGCTCTCGACCTCTGCCAACCGTTCTTCCATTTACCAGCGCCTTGCCAATTGGGCAGTGACGATCACATGAGCCCACGAGCAGTATTCTCCATTTGTTCGCCTCTTAGCGATTATACAGAATCATGATCCCAGCGGCGAGGCAAAAAGACCCTTGGGGCTTGGGCTCGCAAAGGGCACGTACAAAACTGCCGGGTGGCGATAAGCGAGGATCTGGAACTGCGAGTGGTTTTCAAATTGGCCATGAGGGAATCCGCGGGATGTGGACGTTCCAATCGCCACAAAAAAAAGAGGCCCCTTTTTTGCTGGTGCCTCCTTATCCTTGATTGGCAGTGAGCGACTTACTGCGCGCAGTTTGCCTTTTGCGGCGCTGATGGTCCGGTGAGAACAGTTGTATCGGGATAGCTGTATGCACCACCGAGAGCATCGGACGGCTGCTGGAATTCAAACCACTGCAGCAGAGCTTCGTTCTGCGGATGATAGGTAAAGCCGTTCATCGTGATTGGGAACGTGGCCTTCGCCAGTCCCTCGATCACGTCTCCGGTTTCGAGATTGTTTTGGCATAGGCCATTGGGAGCCTTCCACCAGGGAGTGATATTGTTCGTTCCGATGGCTGCAACGAACGGATCGTTGTAGGCTTCGGCGATCTCGTGGCTGAGCGCAGTTATGTCCGTGAAACTGTTGCCGAATAGTCCTGGCGATATCCAGCTTGAATAATCGGTCACATAGAGCTTGAACTGATTCCCGTTGCTGGCATCGCCGGGTTCGACATCAAAAGTATGAAATCCCAAAACACAACAATTGGCCCTCGTGCCAAAGTACAGGAACGTGTTAGGGAACAAGAAGCTCGACATGTCTTTCGTTGTCATTTCTCCAGCATGCTCTGCAGCGCCTACCGGAGTAGTAGTGTCCGCGTCAGTGGCAGGGAACAACAGATTTGCGAAGACATCGATATCCGCCAGGATGAAGCGACAGCACGTCCCGTTCGCGTTCAGTGCGAATTGATAGTTGCAATGTCCGGGCTTCGGAGGATTTCCGACCATTTGTCCGCAATTTGGATCCTGATTAATGGCCATAGTCCTCATGGTTTTTACGCTTGGTACTAGGAGGGTGTGCCAGTCTGACTTTGCCCGATTGAAGTACTCAGCTCTCTGGACAGCATCGGTGAACTGGGTTGGCACGTCGCTGCTCATGTAGCTGAAGTTCTGGAACACCGGTGAGTTGATGGTGGGCGCAACAAAGGGTGTCGGGTCCGACAGGAGGCGGTTGGTACCGTTAAACCGAGGATTGCCGTTTGCATCTCGCAGATCAACAGCCACTGGGACAACCGGCGCGTTGATTAGAGTTGTACCGCCCAACTGCGGCGGATTGCCGACGGTGTTGAAATACCAGTGATTATTCGGATTGCCGTTCGAGTCGAAGCCGTCGACGAAGTAGTGGCCGTTGAAATTGGCGAGCGAGTCGATCCCAAAAATTCCAAAACGGGCGTGCGCTTGCCCATTCTGATGTCCTCGAGGCGCTATAGCAGCAGTTCTCGGGTGGGATCCGGCCAGGAAATCATCGTTGGAAATTACATCAAGCTCCTGCGCAACGCTTGTGCCGATGGCAAAAACAATGAGCACTGCGCACGAGAGACATGCAGTAAATCGGGAAGCAATTCTCATACAGATTGAGTCTCCTAAAGACGAGGTGAGTAGGGAGCAACTCACAATACGCTGGTACAAGATGGGAGTAAACAGCCATGTCATACGCAAGCGGGATAAACAGGCACTCTTTACGAAACTTTGCATTCAGGCGTGTGAAAACGATTGCGCATTCGCTGCAAGTCTATGCTGTGGAGTGATTTCACAGGATTCGACCGATGAAGACTGCATTCGAGGTCGTTATTATCGAGGCCCAATTCGGAATATCGGTGAGGCCCGGTGATCCGGGTTAGCTGCATTCGTTTCCCGAGGTAGTTTTTGCTCAGGCCTTGGAGAAAAAGGCGCCGAAGATCTCGGCGCCTTCGTGAGGACTAACTTCTCGAAACATTTACTGCGGGCACGGTATTGCCGAATGCGGCAGAGTCGTCTCGTCTGGGAAGCTAAATGCTCCGTCGATGGCGTTCGAAGTCGGTCCCATCTCAAACCATTGCAGCAACGGAATGACTTGAGGATGGTAGACGAACGTCTGACCCTTTTCCTTGATGGCGACTGGAATAGACGCAACCGGTAGAGTTTCGATCGGGTCGCCCTCTTCCAAATTGGCCTGACACATCTTGGAATTCGCGGGCACACCGGCGAACTGCCAGGAGGCCGTTGCATTGTCCACAAACGGATCCGCAAAAGCTTCGGATATCTCGTGCGACAGAGCTGTAACGTCCTGGAAGCCTCCACCGAATAGTCCGGGAGAGATCCAGCTCGCGTATTCCGCAACGAAGCGAGGTTGCGGAACTGCACTCGAATCGCGGAAATAGGTATGGAAACCGAGAACGCAGCAACTTCCCCGAATTAGCGGATTAGTCGTGTTAAGCGAGTAGAGATACGTATTGGGCAACATCAGCGTGCTCAAGGCATCTGTAGTGAAGTTCCCGTTGTTGATTTCGTTTATAAACCCGTTGCTGAATAACGAGTTGAAAAGCAGATTCAGCATCAGGACGAACCTGCTGCCATCGGAAGCAATTCCGCTTTGGTAGGCGAGTGCCTGCACGATATTGCCATTCGCGAGACGGACACTCACAAATTTGGGGACAGTAAAGGTTACGCGGTCTACGATGTTTGGAACCAGTGTTGTATGCCAATTTGGAGCCATCCGGTTAAAGAACTGAGCTCGATGTACAGCGTCGGCATATTGAATCTGGTTTCCCGATCGGTAGTTTATGAAGTTGAAGTCTGGCGACTGGAGCGTAAGGCTCTCGAAGGGAGCGAACGGTACAGTAGCGAAAAGGGTACCGTCGGGATTCAGCAAATTCAAAGAGACGGTTGCGATGGGGGCAGGAATGTTGGTTTTCCCTCCAACAAGAGGGTGATTTCCGATCATGGTAAAGCGAAACAGCTTACCGAGACTTGGTCCTGCTTGCGTAATAAAGGCGCCATCGAATGTAACCAGGCTGTCCATTCCATCAATTGTGGAGGTGTCGGTTCGAACGGCTCTGGCGCTGCTACCCGGGCCGGGACCCTGTCCGCCTGCAGCATTGTTTTCGAGTAATCCTGTGGTTGCGTCGAAGACCGAATCCGAACCAATGGTCACCTGTGACGCTTGATTTATGTCAATTGGGCTTACGTCGGCATAGCCGGCTGTGCTACCCGCCAGGGACGCTGCCGAGTCGTTCGTTTGCGCGACACCAGCCATTGTCAAGGCCAGTACAGACAGAGACGAAGTGAGAAAACGTACAGAAAGTTTCATCCATTAACTCCAAAGCTCAGATCCAGAGCTGAATCTGGCCGAAGCAACATACGCTACTCTACTTTCCATGTAAACAATCTCGTTGCAGCAATGCGACTTTTTATCCCAATCTTGTGCATTTCGTATCTAAAGGCCACTTACCTGACCTCGCCCGGATAGCGCAAAAGTTTGCACACGCCCACTACTTGTGAGGAGCATTTGCACAACAATCATCCAGAAACCAGTGTGTTGAACTGAAGTCGGATTCCGCTCTTCCGATTTGTCGATGACCGCTTTTGCTCGTTAACAGGTGTTAACGCAGATCGGCTACGGAAGGGGTTATTTTCGCTTTTTGGCGACAGGCTTCTTGGCGGCCGGCTTTGGCTTGGCCTTTGGCTTCGATGCGGTTTTGGTGGGTTTCTTTGCTGCAGCCTTCTTTGCCTCCGGCTTCGCATGCGGAGCCGGCGCCGGTTTTTCGGGGGACTTTCCCGAAACGGGCTTGTGCAGCGCAGCTTTCTCTGTGGTGGCTTGTGCGGGGGACGTCTTAGCTGCCGCAACTTCCCTTTTCGGCGCTTTCGTTTTGCTGTCAGTCTTTGCTACCGAGGAGCCAGCAGCCGCACCCTGCGCTGCCTGGTCAGGTGCAGGAGCAGCGGGGACTGCTGCTGCTGCAGCGGCTTTCTTTTTCCCTCGGCCACGCCGGGTAGGAGTTGGGGGCGCGACCGGCAATGGCGGCGAATGTGGCTCGAGATACTTGACGATCTCGGCTTCGTTCTTAAGCTTGCCGTCGAGCATCATGAGGAACATTTCGTCTAGCAGCTTCTGATAGACAGGCAACTCCTGAGTGATGCGCATCTCCGCCATCTTTTGCAACGGCATTTTCTGGCGATACTGCGGCC is a genomic window of Terriglobales bacterium containing:
- the dnaE gene encoding DNA polymerase III subunit alpha; the encoded protein is MTNLPAMSEFAHLHLHTDYSLLDGACDVDKLVKRVAEIGQKSVAMTDHGNIFGAVAFYDAATKTGVKPIIGCELYVCKKEDHRAAPEGDEYNHLLVLAETDEGYRNLVKITSEASLNGMYYKPRVSKKFLAQHAKGLIGLSGCLAGELCENLMAGKYEAARQTAGTYSDIFGRGNFFLEIQDQGLPLEKQIRPDLLRLEKALDIPLVATNDSHYICGEDSYAHEVLLCVQTASSIHDEKRFKFDSDQFYVKSADEMQRIFGEIPDALKRTLAIAERCNAKIDKVKNPFPKFDVPPGEDLDSYFEHVCRQGFAKRVEMIRALQAKGELRKSISDYEQRLSREIDCIKQMKFSGYFLIVWDFIRYAKENHIPVGPGRGSAAGSLVSFAMGITDIDPLQNELLFERFLNPERVSMPDIDIDFCMNRRGEVIDYVTRKYGREQVAQIITFGTMAAKAAIKDVGRAMDIPYGDVDRIAKMVPNTLNISIEQALADSPPLQQAYENEIQVKELIDIACRLEGLVRNSGVHAAGVVISPQPLTDLVPLHKTKNDEIVTAFDMKAIEKIGLLKMDFLGLTTLTILEDALRLIEQSCDTKLDLLALPLTDSLTYQKVFHTGLTSGVFQFESQGMRDVLRRYQPTAVEDLTALNALYRPGPIQGGMIDDFIERKHGRRKVEYELPELEEILKETLGVIVYQEQVMQIANRLAGYSLGEADLLRRAMGKKNPEEMAKQRDRFVKGAVERGFPEKKIVKIFDLMEQFAGYGFNKSHSAAYALLAFQTAYLKTHYPVEFMAALLTSQAGSTDDVVKYINECREMGIPVEPPDINFSDANFTPHGEAIRFGLAAVKNVGRNAIDSIIQARAEVKKFSSVFEFCEKIDLRLLNKRVLESLVKSGAVDSLGTRAQLMAGLDRAIERGQKAQRDAEFGQHGLFGVFASDMPQQTDRLPDVPEWDEHQRLTAEKEILGFFITGHPMEKYRDKLMNFSGYLDTAAIGAMKQGTGKDEIPTAGIISGVRVIKSRKGDLYAQAVLEDMAGSVEAIVFPEAYKRLAEKLKMEVPVFVHGTVRVEEGANPKLAISQISSLDEVKPKLPRSLRIRLPLDNALPETVDALHTLFRDRRGEAKVLFNLERPGDFMVVMEADGYNVQADRLFISRAEELCGRGSVQVVD